A window of Rhododendron vialii isolate Sample 1 chromosome 13a, ASM3025357v1 contains these coding sequences:
- the LOC131313678 gene encoding mitochondrial import receptor subunit TOM40-1-like, translating to MATLVPPMAAPPPPVIQPEKVDYLNLPCPIPYEEIQREALISLKPELFEGMRFDFTKGLSPRFSLSHSVFMGPTEIPSQSPEAIKIPTAHYEFGANFMDPKLMLFGRIMTDGRLNARLKCDLSENLTLKANAQLTNEPHMSHGMFNFDYKGKDYRTQFQLGNGALFGASYIQSVTPHLSLGGEVFWAGQHRKSGIGYAARYNTDKMVSTAQVASTGMVALSYVQKVSEKVSLASEFMYNYLSRDVTSSFGYDYILRQCRLRGKIDSNGCTSAFLEERLNMGLNFILSAEIDHRKKDYKFGFGLTVGE from the exons ATGGCCACACTCGTCCCTCCCATGGCCGCGCCGCCGCCGCCCGTGATCCAGCCGGAGAAAGTCGATTACCTGAACCTACCCTGCCCTATTCCATACGAAGAAATCCAACGCGAAGCTCTCA TCTCCTTAAAGCCAGAACTGTTCGAGGGGATGCGCTTTGATTTTACCAAAGGACTCAGTCCGAGATTCTCACTAAGTCACAG TGTATTCATGGGACCTACTGAGATTCCTTCTCAGTCTCCTGAGGCCATTAAGATTCCAACTGCTCACTATGAATTTGGTGCTAACTTCATGGACCCAAAG TTAATGCTTTTTGGGAGAATAATGACAGATGGGAGGCTGAATGCACGATTGAAGTGTGATTTGTCTGAAAATTTAACTCTGAAGGCAAATGCTCAA CTTACAAATGAGCCACATATGTCGCATGGCATGTTCAATTTTGATTACAAG GGCAAAGACTATAGGACTCAATTTCAACTAGGGAATGGTGCCTTATTTGGAGCCAGTTACATACAG AGTGTGACCCCGCATTTATCTTTGGGTGGTGAAGTATTTTGGGCTGGTCAGCACAGGAAGTCGGGTATTGGTTATGCTGCTCGATACAACACAGATAAGATG GTTTCCACTGCGCAAGTTGCAAGCACTGGAATGGTTGCCTTGAGCTATGTTCAAAAAGTATCCGAAAAG GTTTCTTTGGCATCAGAATTCATGTACAACTACCTGTCAAGGGATGTCACGTCAAGCTTTGGCTATGATTACATTCTCCGACAG TGCCGTCTTAGGGGAAAGATTGATTCCAATGGCTGCACATCTGCTTTTCTGGAAGAGCGGTTGAACATGGGTCTTAATTTTATTCTTTCTGCTGAG ATAGATCACAGGAAGAAAGACTATAaatttgggtttgggttgaCAGTTGGAGAATAG
- the LOC131313787 gene encoding CBS domain-containing protein CBSX3, mitochondrial, which yields MQGGIQKVLSHGGVLKNAVLQHIRLVNPVVRPLLFPRYESVASARMEEHGFESTTIADILKAKGKSADGSWLWCATEDTVYDAVKSMTQHNVGALVVVKPGEQKSIAGIITERDYLRKIIVQGRSSKSTKVGDIMTEENKLITVTPDTKVLKAMQLMTDNRIRHIPVIDDKEMIGMVSIGDVVRAVVSEHREELDRLNAYIHGGY from the exons atgcaaGGGGGAATCCAGAAAGTGCTGTCACATGGGGGAGTCCTAAAGAATGCAGTCCTGCAACACATTCGTTTGGTGAATCCGGTTGTGCGCCCCCTTTTGTTTCCTCGCTACGAGTCTGTTGCCTCAGCTCGCATGGAAGAGCATGGTTTTGAAAGCACCACCATTGCGGACATCTTGAAAGCCAAAGGTAAAAGTGCCGATGGCTCCTGGCTTTGGTGTGCTACAGAGGACACTGTTTATGATGCCGTGAAATCG ATGACGCAACACAATGTTGGAGCCTTGGTTGTCGTGAAGCCTGGGGAGCAAAAGTCGATTGCTGGGATCATCACGGAGAGAG ATTATCTCAGGAAGATCATAGTACAGGGAAGATCTTCCAAGTCGACCAAAGTCGGGGACATCATGACTGAAGAG AACAAGCTCATCACTGTCACACCTGACACCAAGGTTCTGAAGGCGATGCAACTCATGACAG ATAACCGCATCAGGCACATTCCGGTGATCGATGATAAGGAAATGATTGGCATGGTGTCAATTGGAGATGTAGTTCGGGCGGTGGTGAGTGAGCATAGGGAGGAGTTGGACCGCTTGAATGCATACATTCACGGTGGCTACTAG